The Candidatus Binatia bacterium genome has a segment encoding these proteins:
- a CDS encoding transposase, translated as MTGGPEGDRRRSIRLKGYDYQQQGGYFITICTQNRAFLFGDVVNGDMRLNDAGRLIQSVWNDMPTFYRGVETDEFVVMPNHVHGIIVLVRATPRGRPDGRDDAVGATPRGRPDGRDAVGATPRGRPDGRDAVGATPRGRPDGRDDAVGATPRGRPDGRDAGQARGPAPTMSLGDVVHRFKTMTTRRYADAVKQSGWPAFAGRLWQRNYYEHIIRNEESLNRIRRYILDNPARWASDRENPQATSPEPEQP; from the coding sequence ATGACGGGCGGCCCGGAGGGCGATCGCCGGCGATCCATCCGCCTGAAGGGATACGATTACCAACAGCAGGGGGGCTATTTCATTACCATCTGCACGCAGAACCGCGCCTTCCTATTCGGTGACGTGGTGAATGGGGACATGCGGTTGAACGACGCGGGACGGTTGATCCAATCGGTATGGAATGACATGCCGACATTCTATCGCGGCGTGGAAACCGACGAATTCGTTGTCATGCCCAATCATGTCCACGGCATCATCGTCCTCGTACGGGCGACCCCCCGTGGTCGCCCGGATGGGCGCGACGATGCGGTAGGGGCGACCCCCCGTGGTCGCCCGGATGGGCGCGATGCGGTAGGGGCGACCCCCCGTGGTCGCCCGGACGGGCGCGATGCGGTAGGGGCGACCCCCCGTGGTCGCCCGGATGGGCGTGACGATGCGGTAGGGGCGACCCCCCGTGGTCGCCCGGACGGGCGCGATGCGGGGCAGGCACGGGGGCCTGCCCCTACGATGTCGTTGGGGGACGTGGTGCATCGGTTCAAGACCATGACCACCAGACGGTATGCGGACGCGGTCAAACAATCCGGGTGGCCGGCGTTCGCGGGACGGTTGTGGCAGCGCAACTACTACGAACACATCATTCGCAACGAGGAATCGCTGAACCGTATACGGCGATACATCCTCGACAATCCCGCGCGGTGGGCATCCGACCGTGAGAATCCGCAGGCCACCTCGCCCGAACCGGAGCAGCCGTAG